Proteins encoded in a region of the Thermoleophilia bacterium genome:
- a CDS encoding FlgD immunoglobulin-like domain containing protein — translation MACAVAALLGGADWAQAADAGDHAPAVAMHTLRIDGGLAVESSIGVPAAGAGVAPAATAVAGTLTGGVSAELGGLLRAGASGTSRVLDVGRRFTMLGLVCDVPSAHDDVVVYVRTSTDGDAWSRWLTVPLEVAAEEGGVPKAFTEPIWTGDARYVQVRAVTAASGEPAAELTGVRLVALDPEVGDEPEAASVSDASPLAATGATPGVLTATVKTPAIISRKKWGADESLRSSAPSYAKVKMIFIHHTAGGNDYTADEAAGVVRAIYAYHTRALGWSDIGYNFLVDRFGRIYEGRYGGVRRGVVGAQVLGFNSGSSGVSMMGNFATEAPTPQALTALEKLLAWKTKIHKLNPRGTTKIRCTVGDRFAAGASVRLPVIAGHRQANYTECPGNVFYPLLASVRLEAAGKAQPPIVSLVSASRLRFSPNGDRSMDDTAVRFALTKVATWRVQVRDALGKVVMSETGKGWTASVTWSGIVNGSAVKDGSYTAIVTASTSRGAAKPRKLKIVVDTVAPKIVSVKTEQTRFSPNGDGQAETATVRFTPAEACSARVAVVDDNGKVVRRLSGWTKSSASSHAQKWDGEIASGRAAPDGDYAFLVECRDVAGNVARHTAKIVLDRTVGFPVVTPEAFSPNGDGVHDTATLGFELARPATVTVTIKAGGKTVRTFRLGALQAGAHTLNWNGKTAAGTALASCRPSLFVTATSTLGTSSVKARVQLDLDPPEVAAPAELSVAAGKTARLTLTVSDARSAPLDVAYSITDATGASVDAASLGVQPAGEVVWKWKPPTAGSYAITYRVVDQAGNAATVVTVLTVTATE, via the coding sequence GTGGCGTGCGCCGTTGCGGCGCTGCTCGGCGGCGCAGATTGGGCACAGGCGGCGGACGCCGGCGATCACGCTCCTGCGGTCGCGATGCACACTCTGCGCATCGACGGGGGTCTCGCCGTCGAGAGTTCGATCGGCGTACCGGCCGCGGGCGCCGGAGTCGCTCCCGCGGCAACCGCTGTCGCCGGCACCCTGACGGGCGGCGTGAGCGCCGAGCTCGGGGGCCTTCTGCGCGCCGGCGCCTCCGGCACCAGCCGCGTGCTCGACGTCGGACGGCGCTTCACGATGCTCGGCCTGGTCTGTGATGTTCCGTCTGCGCACGACGACGTCGTCGTATACGTGCGCACCAGCACCGACGGGGACGCCTGGAGCCGATGGTTGACGGTGCCGCTGGAGGTCGCCGCGGAGGAAGGCGGCGTGCCCAAGGCGTTCACCGAACCGATCTGGACCGGCGACGCTCGCTACGTTCAGGTGCGGGCGGTCACGGCGGCCTCGGGTGAGCCTGCGGCCGAGCTGACCGGCGTGCGTCTCGTCGCGCTCGACCCCGAGGTCGGCGACGAGCCGGAGGCCGCGTCCGTGAGCGATGCGTCGCCGCTTGCGGCCACAGGCGCGACGCCTGGCGTGCTCACGGCAACGGTCAAGACGCCGGCCATCATCAGTCGCAAGAAGTGGGGCGCCGACGAGTCGCTACGCTCCTCGGCGCCCAGCTACGCCAAAGTGAAGATGATCTTCATCCACCACACGGCCGGCGGCAACGACTACACCGCCGACGAGGCGGCCGGGGTCGTTCGCGCCATCTACGCCTATCACACGCGCGCCCTCGGTTGGAGCGACATTGGCTACAACTTCCTCGTCGATCGCTTCGGGCGCATCTACGAGGGCCGCTACGGCGGGGTGCGCCGCGGCGTCGTGGGGGCGCAAGTGCTCGGCTTCAACAGCGGCAGCAGCGGCGTCTCGATGATGGGCAACTTCGCCACCGAGGCGCCGACGCCGCAGGCGCTCACGGCGCTCGAGAAGCTGCTCGCCTGGAAGACCAAGATCCACAAGCTGAACCCGCGCGGCACGACCAAGATACGCTGCACCGTCGGCGATCGGTTCGCGGCGGGCGCCAGCGTGCGGCTGCCCGTCATCGCCGGTCACCGTCAGGCCAACTACACCGAGTGCCCCGGCAACGTCTTCTATCCCTTGCTCGCCTCAGTGCGGCTCGAGGCCGCCGGCAAGGCGCAGCCGCCGATCGTCTCGCTGGTCAGTGCGAGCCGCCTGCGCTTCAGTCCCAACGGCGACCGTTCCATGGATGACACCGCCGTGCGCTTCGCGCTCACGAAAGTTGCGACGTGGCGGGTGCAAGTGCGCGACGCGCTCGGCAAGGTCGTGATGAGCGAGACGGGGAAGGGGTGGACGGCGAGCGTCACGTGGTCGGGGATCGTGAACGGGAGCGCGGTCAAAGACGGCTCGTACACCGCGATCGTGACGGCTTCGACCAGTCGCGGGGCGGCGAAGCCGCGCAAGCTCAAGATCGTCGTCGACACGGTGGCTCCAAAGATCGTGAGCGTGAAGACGGAGCAGACGCGCTTCAGTCCCAACGGCGACGGTCAGGCGGAGACGGCGACGGTTCGCTTCACACCCGCGGAGGCGTGCTCGGCGCGAGTCGCCGTCGTGGACGACAACGGCAAAGTCGTGCGCCGGCTCTCCGGCTGGACGAAGAGCAGCGCGAGCTCGCACGCTCAGAAGTGGGACGGCGAGATCGCCTCGGGCCGTGCCGCTCCCGACGGCGACTACGCTTTCCTCGTCGAGTGTCGCGACGTCGCCGGTAACGTGGCGCGCCATACGGCGAAGATCGTGCTCGATCGCACCGTCGGCTTCCCCGTGGTCACGCCGGAGGCGTTCTCACCAAACGGCGACGGAGTTCATGACACGGCCACGCTCGGGTTCGAGTTGGCGCGCCCGGCGACGGTGACGGTCACCATCAAGGCCGGCGGAAAGACGGTGCGCACGTTCCGGCTCGGAGCTCTGCAGGCGGGCGCTCACACCCTCAACTGGAACGGCAAGACGGCGGCCGGCACGGCGCTGGCGAGCTGCCGGCCGAGCCTGTTCGTGACCGCGACTTCCACGCTCGGCACGAGCTCGGTGAAGGCGCGGGTGCAGTTGGATCTGGATCCGCCGGAGGTCGCTGCCCCCGCGGAGCTCAGCGTTGCCGCGGGTAAGACGGCGCGCCTCACGTTGACGGTGAGCGACGCCAGGAGTGCTCCGCTCGACGTTGCTTATTCGATTACGGACGCGACCGGTGCGTCCGTCGACGCTGCGTCGCTCGGTGTTCAGCCGGCCGGTGAAGTCGTCTGGAAGTGGAAGCCGCCGACCGCCGGCAGCTACGCGATCACGTACCGCGTCGTTGATCAGGCGGGGAACGCGGCCACGGTCGTGACTGTCCTGACCGTCACGGCGACTGAGTAG
- a CDS encoding lectin like domain-containing protein: protein MRDRVATYSARSWRAFWFSTLVLGVLLAHLVVASAAFAGPGQLVAQPYSDDFRAYQDDIKARAALGLVRVPWGAPTLIPATMPAPSGDIVSASLLGTLPTSFDLRTQGRVSSVKDQNPYGTCWAFATFASAESCLLPGEARDIAEDNLVLNAGFDNGGDPYNYGGNFLWSTAYLTRWGGPVDEGEDTYGDSVTPAGLTITKHTQEVLFVPGGASGADTANVKSALMNYGAVATSIRWEAGSYASSNAAYYYGGTDATNHAVTIVGWDDSYAAANFASSPGGSGAWLVKNSWGTGWGQSGYFWVSYYDTYCGTDQVYNAVFNGLQSPTNYGAVYYYDPLGQVNTVGYSDSTAYGANVFTASSSQPIVAVGFYTHVPNETYTLYGGSSLSSLSARGSGTIATPGYHTVAYSTPLAVTSASSFAVAVKLTSPGFDYPIAFEAKVANYSSGASASAGQSFISSNGSSWTDLTSWNSTANVCLKAYTATAVTPTPTPTPTPTPTPTPDPTPTPDPTPTPTPTPTPTPTPTPTPEDTEAPVTEAHGVDALWHKKPVDVSFTATDSGSPASGVAYTEYRVADGDWQEGTAVRISQNGESEVWYRSADNAGNTEVEKSSVVRVDTIGPVAKASNATVRRRKTATIKFRVSDNVSPKVNYTVKITKTSGKVVKKLTMKTYRNAGVARQWKFTCNLAKGRYRIRVYAADLAGNSQRVLGKATLTVK, encoded by the coding sequence ATGCGCGATCGCGTCGCAACGTACTCAGCACGATCCTGGCGAGCCTTCTGGTTCTCGACACTGGTCCTCGGTGTGTTGCTTGCGCACCTTGTGGTGGCGTCGGCAGCTTTCGCGGGTCCTGGACAGCTCGTCGCGCAGCCGTACAGCGACGACTTCCGCGCCTATCAAGACGACATCAAGGCGCGGGCCGCCCTCGGTCTGGTGCGCGTACCGTGGGGCGCCCCGACTCTCATTCCGGCGACCATGCCGGCGCCGAGCGGAGACATCGTCTCGGCGTCCCTGCTCGGCACTCTGCCGACCTCGTTCGATCTGCGCACGCAGGGCAGGGTCTCGTCGGTGAAAGACCAGAACCCGTACGGCACCTGCTGGGCCTTCGCCACCTTCGCCTCCGCCGAATCGTGCCTGCTTCCCGGCGAGGCGCGCGACATTGCCGAAGACAACCTGGTGCTCAACGCGGGCTTCGACAATGGTGGTGATCCGTACAACTACGGCGGCAACTTCCTTTGGTCGACCGCCTACCTGACGCGTTGGGGCGGCCCCGTCGACGAAGGCGAAGACACCTACGGCGATTCCGTGACGCCTGCCGGTCTGACGATCACCAAACACACGCAGGAGGTGCTCTTCGTGCCCGGCGGTGCCAGCGGCGCCGACACCGCCAACGTGAAGAGCGCTCTGATGAACTACGGCGCCGTCGCCACCTCCATCCGCTGGGAGGCCGGCAGCTACGCGAGCAGCAACGCCGCCTACTACTACGGCGGCACGGATGCCACCAATCACGCCGTCACGATTGTAGGCTGGGACGACTCCTACGCTGCCGCCAATTTCGCGAGCTCACCCGGCGGCAGCGGTGCCTGGCTGGTCAAGAACAGCTGGGGCACCGGCTGGGGCCAATCCGGCTACTTCTGGGTTTCGTACTACGACACGTACTGCGGCACCGACCAGGTGTACAACGCCGTGTTCAACGGCCTTCAGTCGCCGACCAACTACGGCGCCGTTTACTACTACGACCCACTCGGTCAGGTGAATACCGTCGGCTACAGCGACTCAACGGCCTACGGCGCCAACGTCTTCACGGCGAGCAGCAGCCAGCCCATCGTCGCCGTGGGCTTCTATACACACGTTCCCAATGAGACTTACACACTGTACGGCGGCAGTTCTCTGAGCAGCCTCTCGGCGCGCGGATCGGGTACGATCGCGACGCCGGGCTACCACACGGTCGCCTACTCGACGCCGCTCGCAGTGACGTCCGCGTCCTCCTTCGCCGTCGCCGTCAAACTCACGAGCCCGGGCTTCGACTATCCGATCGCCTTCGAGGCGAAGGTCGCCAACTACTCTTCGGGAGCATCCGCGTCTGCCGGGCAGAGCTTCATCAGCTCCAACGGATCCTCGTGGACCGATCTCACGAGCTGGAATTCGACTGCTAATGTCTGTCTCAAGGCCTACACCGCGACTGCGGTGACACCTACCCCGACGCCCACACCTACGCCCACGCCTACACCTACCCCTGATCCAACACCCACTCCTGATCCAACGCCTACGCCGACTCCAACTCCCACACCTACGCCCACACCTACGCCGACGCCGGAGGACACGGAAGCCCCGGTCACGGAGGCGCACGGCGTGGACGCGCTCTGGCACAAGAAGCCGGTGGACGTGAGTTTCACGGCGACCGATTCCGGCTCGCCGGCGAGCGGCGTGGCCTACACGGAGTATCGGGTTGCGGACGGTGACTGGCAGGAGGGTACCGCCGTCCGGATCAGCCAGAACGGCGAGTCCGAGGTGTGGTACCGGTCGGCCGACAATGCCGGCAACACTGAGGTCGAGAAGAGCAGCGTCGTACGCGTTGACACGATCGGCCCCGTGGCCAAGGCGAGTAATGCCACGGTGCGGCGTCGCAAGACCGCGACGATCAAGTTCCGCGTGAGCGACAACGTGAGCCCCAAGGTCAATTACACGGTCAAGATCACAAAGACGTCCGGCAAGGTCGTCAAGAAGCTCACGATGAAGACGTACCGCAACGCGGGTGTCGCGCGTCAGTGGAAGTTCACCTGCAATCTCGCCAAGGGGCGCTACCGGATTCGTGTCTATGCCGCAGACCTGGCGGGCAACTCGCAGCGCGTTCTCGGCAAGGCGACGCTCACAGTGAAGTAA
- a CDS encoding glutamate mutase L: protein MSATRRIDALVAEIGSTTTVVSAFDGLLGWPRSRPLTLGQGTAPTSVAAGDVTLGLLAARAQLEAATGPLAPDLVLATSSAAGGLRMTVHGLTMRMTAAAAHEAALGAGAVVKLVTAGRLRDADLRQIDSLAPNLLLLAGGVDGGDVETVLYNAGRLAELCSRPLVVYGGNSSVADEVRELLLQAGFAIRVTTNVYPAVDELDIVPARTVIHDAFEEHIIHAPGMERIREIVAGGILPTPGAALISAEALAAEIGDLVVIDVGGATTDVHSVTEGSAELAALQTEPQPHAKRTVEGDLGTFVSAEHVAAMLPPAARPRRLPPALPASDEEITAALALARHAAVTAVTRHAGRLVSLYTSTGRTTVVRGRDLTACRWVIGTGGALTRLPGGREILTETLARDGGEHLLPPRDATCLLDDDYILAACGALLAHFPAGAVVALLRASLGMDELDQNARVQDSLDSRRPQQ, encoded by the coding sequence GTGTCCGCCACTCGCCGAATCGACGCTCTGGTCGCTGAGATCGGTTCGACGACGACGGTCGTCTCGGCATTCGACGGGCTCCTTGGGTGGCCCCGCTCCAGGCCCCTCACTCTCGGCCAGGGGACGGCGCCCACATCGGTGGCCGCCGGCGATGTGACTCTTGGACTGCTGGCCGCCCGGGCGCAGCTCGAGGCGGCCACAGGGCCGCTGGCGCCGGATCTGGTCTTGGCCACCAGTTCGGCGGCAGGTGGCCTGCGCATGACGGTGCACGGACTTACGATGCGCATGACGGCGGCGGCCGCGCACGAGGCGGCTCTCGGCGCCGGCGCCGTCGTCAAGCTCGTCACGGCCGGCCGGTTACGCGACGCCGATCTGCGCCAGATCGACTCGCTGGCGCCGAACCTCCTACTGCTCGCCGGCGGGGTGGATGGGGGCGACGTCGAGACCGTGCTCTACAACGCCGGTCGCTTGGCCGAGCTTTGTTCGCGCCCGCTGGTCGTGTACGGCGGCAACTCTTCGGTCGCCGATGAGGTGCGAGAGCTCCTTCTTCAGGCCGGGTTCGCCATTCGCGTCACGACCAACGTCTACCCGGCGGTCGACGAGCTCGATATTGTCCCGGCGCGGACCGTGATTCACGACGCGTTCGAAGAGCACATCATCCACGCTCCGGGCATGGAGCGCATACGCGAGATCGTCGCCGGCGGCATCCTACCGACGCCCGGCGCCGCGCTGATCTCCGCCGAGGCGCTCGCCGCCGAGATCGGCGATCTCGTCGTCATCGACGTCGGTGGCGCCACGACCGACGTCCACTCCGTGACCGAGGGCAGTGCAGAGCTCGCCGCCCTGCAAACGGAGCCTCAGCCGCACGCCAAGCGTACCGTCGAGGGCGACCTCGGCACGTTCGTGAGCGCGGAGCACGTGGCCGCCATGTTGCCGCCGGCGGCACGGCCGCGGCGGCTGCCGCCGGCGCTGCCCGCTTCCGATGAGGAGATTACGGCGGCGCTCGCGCTCGCGCGCCACGCCGCCGTGACCGCCGTCACGCGTCACGCCGGCCGGCTCGTCTCGCTCTACACGTCCACCGGCCGCACGACTGTTGTGCGCGGTCGCGATCTCACCGCCTGTCGCTGGGTGATCGGCACGGGCGGTGCGCTGACGCGGCTCCCCGGTGGTCGCGAGATCCTCACGGAGACGCTGGCACGTGATGGCGGTGAGCATCTTCTGCCGCCGCGTGACGCCACATGTCTGCTGGACGACGACTACATTCTCGCCGCTTGCGGTGCGTTGCTGGCGCACTTTCCCGCCGGAGCCGTTGTGGCGCTCTTGCGGGCAAGCCTTGGGATGGACGAACTCGACCAGAACGCGCGAGTTCAGGACTCGCTCGATTCTCGGCGACCACAACAATGA
- a CDS encoding M6 family metalloprotease domain-containing protein produces MSRLAERQQTAGVDAGAAAAAGLLAEPSSAGALSGAAASSPVQRAAPATGDLATLVLLVDFRDAPGTLAPGWFDDFFFADVFGPTSVRGYFREISYGTLATRGALDVVTSDLPSASGWVRLPQPLSFYVSGGDNGTGSYPGNAQRMVEDAVAAADPLIDFSAYDSNGDGFVDNLFVVHAGRGAELTGQAGDVWSHQWQTTRPVFADGVSVLTYSTEPEYWRTPGDMTVGVYAHEMCHVLGLVDLYDRDFTSSGVGEWSLMGSGSWNGHDGDSPARLDAWSAARLGWLRPRTVAEPPAEVALEEVAASATVSAVKIYPDGRSGGPEYFLVENRQQTGTDAALPGAGLLVWHVDERLLGEDYLNDDEEHKLVDLEEAGGAQDLDTPWAFAGPEDPFPGSADARAFSDGTSPSARTYDGSNSGVKVLDVSASGAVMTARIGVGAPGDGLAPTLAIAGASDGAAYRSEVAVALTAADEVGGSGVAAIRYTLDGGARQIVAAATAEVRVPAVPNGLHVLTARAADVAGNESPPATVTFVTDTRGPVGYGRDASGRRGRAVTLKYKFGDALSPTVQNVRLVVRSSAGAIVRTVHVAAMRATGRWYAAKWTPKRAGTYRYWVYGRDEAGNAQAILGRGTIRVR; encoded by the coding sequence TTGTCGAGGCTTGCGGAGCGTCAGCAGACGGCCGGTGTCGATGCCGGCGCGGCTGCGGCCGCCGGCCTTCTTGCCGAGCCGTCCTCCGCCGGCGCGCTTTCCGGCGCTGCCGCTTCGTCGCCGGTTCAGCGTGCAGCGCCCGCGACCGGCGATCTCGCCACGCTCGTGCTGCTGGTCGATTTCCGCGACGCGCCGGGGACGCTCGCGCCGGGGTGGTTCGACGACTTCTTCTTCGCCGATGTCTTCGGTCCCACGAGTGTCCGTGGCTACTTCCGCGAGATCTCGTACGGCACGCTGGCGACGCGCGGGGCGCTCGACGTCGTGACCTCGGATCTTCCCTCCGCGAGCGGCTGGGTGCGCCTGCCGCAGCCGCTCTCGTTCTATGTCTCCGGCGGCGACAACGGCACCGGCTCGTATCCGGGCAATGCGCAACGAATGGTGGAAGACGCCGTGGCCGCCGCCGATCCGCTCATCGACTTCAGCGCCTACGACAGCAACGGCGACGGCTTTGTCGATAACCTCTTCGTCGTGCATGCCGGTCGCGGCGCCGAGCTCACCGGGCAGGCTGGCGATGTCTGGTCGCACCAGTGGCAGACCACGCGTCCTGTGTTCGCCGACGGAGTCTCCGTCCTCACCTACTCAACCGAGCCCGAGTACTGGCGCACCCCTGGTGATATGACCGTCGGCGTCTACGCGCACGAGATGTGTCACGTGCTCGGCCTCGTCGATCTGTACGATCGCGATTTCACGAGCTCCGGTGTGGGCGAGTGGAGCCTCATGGGCAGCGGGAGTTGGAATGGGCACGACGGGGACTCGCCGGCGCGCCTCGATGCCTGGTCGGCGGCGCGCCTCGGGTGGTTGCGCCCGAGGACCGTCGCGGAACCGCCGGCGGAGGTGGCTCTGGAGGAGGTCGCCGCCTCAGCGACCGTGAGCGCGGTCAAGATCTACCCGGACGGGCGCTCTGGTGGTCCCGAGTACTTTCTCGTCGAGAACCGGCAGCAGACCGGCACCGATGCGGCTCTGCCGGGTGCCGGGCTGCTCGTCTGGCATGTCGACGAGCGTCTGCTCGGCGAGGACTACCTCAACGACGACGAGGAGCACAAGCTCGTCGATCTCGAGGAGGCCGGTGGTGCCCAGGACCTCGACACGCCGTGGGCGTTCGCCGGTCCTGAGGATCCGTTCCCGGGATCTGCCGATGCGCGCGCGTTCAGCGACGGTACGTCGCCCAGCGCGCGCACTTACGACGGCTCGAACTCCGGCGTCAAAGTCCTCGACGTGAGCGCCAGTGGCGCCGTGATGACGGCGCGCATCGGTGTCGGCGCGCCGGGCGACGGCCTCGCCCCGACCCTGGCGATCGCCGGCGCGAGCGACGGCGCCGCCTATCGCTCGGAGGTTGCCGTCGCGCTCACGGCCGCCGACGAGGTCGGCGGATCCGGCGTCGCCGCCATCCGCTACACGCTCGATGGCGGCGCCCGTCAGATTGTCGCCGCCGCCACGGCGGAGGTCCGTGTGCCGGCCGTTCCCAACGGTCTGCACGTGCTCACGGCGCGTGCCGCGGACGTGGCCGGCAACGAGTCCCCGCCGGCGACGGTGACCTTCGTCACCGACACGCGCGGCCCTGTCGGCTACGGTCGCGACGCCAGTGGCCGCCGCGGTCGCGCCGTGACTCTCAAGTACAAGTTCGGCGATGCCTTGAGTCCGACGGTGCAGAACGTGCGCCTCGTCGTCAGGAGCAGCGCGGGCGCGATCGTTCGCACCGTTCATGTGGCCGCGATGCGCGCTACGGGGCGTTGGTACGCGGCCAAGTGGACACCCAAGCGGGCGGGGACCTATCGCTACTGGGTGTACGGCCGCGACGAAGCCGGCAACGCTCAGGCGATACTCGGCCGCGGAACGATCCGGGTGCGTTGA